ACCAAACCCGTTTTAACCGGGTTATTATGAATATATTCAATCTTCTGACGCAGCATTTTCTCGCTGACAATCATCTGCGGATGCACACCTTCCTGCCAAACCTGATGGATGCTATCGGTTTTATACCGCTTCTTCCAATACGACAATTGGTTTAACAACCACTGCCGATCATCAAATGTTATTTTTTTGATTAATTGGGTCGCTGTATAGCTTTTAAACTCCTTAAAAATTTTTGACAAATCAGCCCCTGACACAATCAAATGCGCATGATTATCCAACAAGACAAACGCATGAACCTTTAAGCCTTTGTTTTCCTGACTGAAGCGCAATGCATCAATAAAAATGTC
The window above is part of the Calditrichia bacterium genome. Proteins encoded here:
- a CDS encoding transposase encodes the protein MRSRYQFLSGNDFYFITMTIVEWIPVFTRAKYCDIFIDALRFSQENKGLKVHAFVLLDNHAHLIVSGADLSKIFKEFKSYTATQLIKKITFDDRQWLLNQLSYWKKRYKTDSIHQVWQEGVHPQMIVSEKMLRQKIEYIHNNPVKTGLVAQPEHWVYSSASNYFLGQGIFNVELIKVH